A region from the Ammospiza nelsoni isolate bAmmNel1 chromosome 1, bAmmNel1.pri, whole genome shotgun sequence genome encodes:
- the NKTR gene encoding NK-tumor recognition protein isoform X5, with product MGVQDRPQCFFEIEINREPVGRIMFQLFSDICPKTCKNFLCLCSGEKGIGKTTGKKLCYKGTTFHRVVKNFMIQGGDFSEGNGKGGESIYGGYFKDENFILKHDRAFLLSMANRGKHTNGSQFFITTKPAPHLDGVHVVFGLVISGFEVIEQIENLKTDTASRPYADVRVIDCGVLLTSSARDALEKKKKVCSDSEASESSSSASSSSESSSESEAENERSRRKKRKRRAKTKQSRKRRKEERKKEDPRCKRTSSQRRLSDKSDGADKVDLSTKRDKPVVRPEEIPPVPENRFLLRRDVPVVNVEPEPKLLDAAPVLTDQKPSVSKSGRKIKGRGTIRYHTPPRSRSCSESDDEESSETPPHWKEEMQRLRTYRAPSGEKWSKGDKLSDPCSSRWDERSASRRSRSWSHNGYADLSTVRYSSHHKKHRKEKKKVKHKKKSKKQKHFKKHKQTKKKKTSASSDVESSHSFHRRTKSSCDRERKSRSSSLSSRRSSRRDWSKSDKEDQSLSSLSSRGSRSYYRSRSRSRSKSRSYSRRSSRSRSASKSSRSRSRSRSSSNPRQQKTVPNSPRNISARLNDTKLTKTAEPVRAVILPSDKVIVPPVVPENLPVIPLSDSPPPSRWKPGQKPWKPSYERIQEMKAKTTHLIPTQTNYNLVVVKEANTSSSYRKQERSSESERSAYSKGRSDRSSESWPRSRSRSSRSRSYSRSYSRSRSPSSSRTKSPSSGRSPSPSKYRSDRSGYSESTSDYSLSDEDRHRSKRKSTSSDPKARGLKLRQETSSDSTLPYKHPKDYDESSQGLKESDSLSSSDLSSDSERSAKAKAVQEKESCFPLEGDAEKQDKNSLSCERGEEKGKGERDSDHSKKKAAKEKCSEQPRGGAKTKRKSYSGSKWDSESNSERGEAKHNRGDSRPSSGKEEGEATSGSDTELSVTKRIKKPSNSSEGFLGSDCTWKTSKQLSSSESESSCSSSADTRGKLKKHKHGLKKTPKKSHSKKAKEKLKGKKEKKHKVQKRKEMFHWQPPLEFGEEEDDEINEKPVTKDDKKEKQLSRDIKDKKQVYEKDEIVTDKMGNGEKSCVNENLLDKNTTCGASPDRSNLNKEPIETSTSTGILNSGINVAACKSEIKQAEENNQNGLEDVIQTDDNMEICTPDRNSPGKVDVDVLSPVILTAKPLSAGVKKELQVETPEQDAVKLGNNLRDFTNIKEEKEMGRQENNFAPVSGAKDCSLKSEISENTPSNVIDNKWKPLQGAGNLKLATISTTTEVKNVASAPEPKPAGLRIEIKAKNKVRPGSLFDEVRKTARLNRRPRNQESSSEEESPSRDDNSPSRSLSRSRSKSESKSRHRTRSMSYSHSRSRSRSSTYSYRSRSYSRSRSRGWYSRDRSRSRSSSYHSYKSRSRSYSRSRSRSSSYGHHSRSRSYTYDSYYSRSRSRSKRSDSYRRSRSYDRRSRSYGSDSDSDRSYSNNRSPSESSRYS from the exons AACAACAAAACCTGCTCCTCATCTCGATGG TGTGCACGTTGTCTTTGGGCTGGTCATTTCTGGGTTTGAGGTCATAGAACAGATAGAAAATCTCAAAACCGACACGGCCAGCAGGCCCTACGCAGACGTGCGAGTCATTGACTGCGGGGTGCTGCTCACCAGCTCAGCCAGGGATG CtttggagaagaagaagaaagtttGCTCTGACTCAGAAGCCTCAGAGTCCTCTTCCAGTGCATCCAGCTCTTCAGAATCCTCCTCTGAGAGTGAGGCTGAGAatgaaaggagcaggaggaaaaagaggaaaagaagagcTAAAACCAAACAGTCCAGGAAAcgaaggaaggaggagaggaagaaggaggatCCAAGGTGCAAGCGAACCTCAAGCCAAAGACG CCTTTCTGACAAGAGCGATGGCGCAGACAAAGTCGACCTTAGCACCAAGCGGGACAAGCCCGTGGTACGTCCTGAGGAAATCCCCCCAGTGcctgaaaatagatttttgctCAGAAGAGATGTGCCTGTTGTCAATGTAGAGCCTGAACC gAAGCTTCTTGATGCTGCACCAGTTCTGACTGaccagaaaccatcagtgtctAAATCGGGACGAAAAATTAAAGGAAGAGGCACAATA CGCTATCACACCCCGCCGCGGTCGCGCTCCTGCTCCGAGTCGGACGATGAGGAGAGCAGCGAGACCCCTCCCCACTGGAAGGAGGAGATGCAGAGGCTGCGGACGTACCGAGCCCCCAGCGGCGAGAAGTGGAGCAAAGGAGACAA gctGAGTGACCCCTGTAGCAGCAGATGGGATGAGAGAAGTGCATCCCGGAGATCCAGGTCTTGGTCCCATAACGGTTATGCTGATCTGAGCACTGTGAGATACTCCAGCCATCACAAGAAGcacaggaaagagaagaagaaggtgaagcataaaaagaaatctaaaaagcagaaacatttcAAGAAGcacaagcaaacaaagaaaaagaaaacatcagcCTCATCAGATGTAGAATCCTCTCATTCCTTCCACAGGAGGACAAAATCATCTTGTGATCGTGAGAGGAAATCTCGTTCTTCCTCATTGTCTTCCAGGCGCTCATCCAGGAGGGACTGGTCTAAATCTGATAAGGAAGACCAGAGCTTGTCATCTTTATCAAGCAGAGGGTCTCGATCATACTACAGGTCCAGATCCAGGTCTAGATCTAAATCAAGGTCTTACTCCAGAAGAAGTTCTAGATCAAGATCAGCCTCTAAATCGTCACGATCTCGAAGTAGGTCGCGGTCAAGTTCTAACCCCAGGCAGCAAAAGACTGTTCCCAATTCTCCACGGAATATTTCAGCACGGTTAAATGACACTAAGCTGACCAAGACTGCTGAGCCTGTCCGAGCAGTGATCCTGCCCAGTGACAAAGTTATCGTGCCACCAGTTGTCCCAGAAAACCTCCCTGTCATACCCTTAAGTGACAGTCCCCCACCTTCAAGGTGGAAACCTGGGCAGAAACCTTGGAAGCCATCGTATGAGCGAATTCAGGAAATGAAAGCTAAAACAACCCACTTAATTCCCACCCAAACTAATTACAATTTAGTGGTGGTTAAGGAGGCCAACACTTCTTCCTCCTACCGcaagcaggagaggagctccGAGAGCGAGCGGAGCGCTTATTCCAAAGGCCGCAGCGACAGGAGCTCGGAGAGCTGGCCCAGGTCCAGGAGCAGATCCTCTCGAAGCCGCTCCTACTCAAGATCTTACTCAAGGTCTAGAAGCCCATCGAGCTCCAGGACAAAATCTCCTTCCTCTGGCAGGTCACCGTCCCCCAGTAAATACCGCAGTGACAGGTCGGGGTACAGCGAGTCCACGTCTGACTATTCCCTCAGCGATGAGGACAGGCACAGGAGCAAAAGGAAATCCACATCCAGCGATCCCAAAGCTCGGGGCCTCAAACTGAGGCAGGAAACGAGCTCTGATAGCACTTTGCCTTACAAGCATCCAAAGGACTACGATGAGTCTTCCCAAGGGTTGAAGGAGAGTGACAGTTTGTCATCCTCAGACTTGTCCTCCGACAGCGAGCGCTCTGCCAAAGCCAAAGCggtccaagaaaaagaaagctgctTTCCTTTAGAAGGGGATGCtgaaaaacaggataaaaataGCTTAAGTTGTgagagaggggaggagaaaggcaaGGGTGAGCGGGATTCTGATCACTCCAAAAAGAAAGCAGCCAAGGAGAaatgctcagagcagcccagaggtGGTGCAAAAACAAAACGCAAATCCTACTCAGGTAGCAAATGGGACTCGGAGTCCAACTCTGAAAGAGGAGAGGCAAAGCATAACAGAGGGGATTCCAGACCCTCCTCTGggaaagaagaaggagaggCCACCTCAGGGTCTGACACAGAGCTTAGTGTTACcaaaaggataaaaaaaccATCCAATTCCTCAGAGGGCTTTTTGGGTTCTGACTGCACGTGGAAGACAAGCAAACAGTTGTCATCTTCTGAGTCTGAGAGTTCTTGTTCCAGCTCAGCAGACACTCGAGGCAAGTtgaaaaaacacaaacatgGCTTGAAAAAGACTCCTaaaaaatcacattccaaaaaagcaaaagaaaaattgaaaggtaaaaaggagaaaaaacacaaagtccagaaaagaaaagaaatgtttcattgGCAGCCCCCCCTTGAGTTTGGGGAAGAAGAGGATGATGAGATAAATGAAAAGCCAGTTACCAAGgatgataaaaaagaaaagcagcttagCAGGGACATAAAGGATAAAAAACAAGTTTATGAAAAGGATGAAATAGTCACAGATAAAATGGGAAATGGTGAAAAGTCGTGTGTGAATGAAAACCTTTTAGATAAAAACACCACATGTGGGGCCTCGCCAGATCGCAGCAACCTTAATAAAGAGCCCATTGAAACAAGCACTTCAACTGGTATTTTAAACTCAGGAATAAATGTGGCTGCCTGCAAGAGTGAGATTAAACAAGCTGAAGAAAATAACCAGAATGGGCTGGAAGATGTCATTCAGACAGATGACAACATGGAGATTTGTACTCCGGATCGTAACTCGCCGGGGAAGGTGGATGTGGATGTTTTGTCTCCTGTCATTCTCACTGCTAAACCTTTAAGTGCTGGTGTAAAAAAAGAGTTACAGGTTGAGACCCCTGAGCAAGATGCTGTCAAACTGGGAAACAACTTAAGAGACTTTACTaatattaaagaagaaaaagaaatgggaagGCAAGAAAATAACTTTGCCCCTGTGTCTGGTGCTAAAGACTGTagtttaaaaagtgaaatttctgaaaatacacCAAGCAATGTGATAGACAATAAATGGAAGCCTTTGCAAGGTGCTGGTAACTTAAAACTAGCAACAATCAGTACGACAACAGAGGTCAAAAATGTAGCATCAGCACCAGAGCCTAAACCAGCAGGTTTAAGAattgaaataaaagcaaaaaataaagtaagGCCTGGGTCTCTCTTTGATGAAGTGAGGAAAACAGCTCGACTAAATCGTCGGCCAAGGAACCAAGAAAGTTCCAGTGAGGAGGAATCTCCGAGCAGAGATGACAACAGCCCTTCCAGGAGCCTCAGCAGGTCACGAAGCAAATCTGAGTCTAAATCCAGACACAGAACCAGGTCCATGTCCTACAGTCACTCGAGAAGTCGATCCCGAAGTTCTACATATTCATACAG GTCCAGGAGTTACTCGAGGAGCCGGAGCCGGGGCTGGTACAGCCGGGATcgctccaggagccggagcaGTTCCTACCACAGCTACAAGAGCCGTAG CCGGAGCTACAGCAGGAGCCGATCCAGGAGCAGTTCCTATGGGCACCACAGTCGGTCCAG GTCCTACACCTATGACAGTTACTACAGCAGGAGTCGGAGCAGGAGCAAGAGGAGCGACAGCTACCGGAGATCTCGGAGCTACGACCGGAGATCCAG atcCTACGGCTCCGACAGCGACAGCGATCGCAGCTACTCCAACAACAGGAGCCCCAGTGAGAGCAGCAGATACAGCTGA
- the NKTR gene encoding NK-tumor recognition protein isoform X2, whose product MGVQDRPQCFFEIEINREPVGRIMFQLFSDICPKTCKNFLCLCSGEKGIGKTTGKKLCYKGTTFHRVVKNFMIQGGDFSEGNGKGGESIYGGYFKDENFILKHDRAFLLSMANRGKHTNGSQFFITTKPAPHLDGVHVVFGLVISGFEVIEQIENLKTDTASRPYADVRVIDCGVLLTSSARDALEKKKKVCSDSEASESSSSASSSSESSSESEAENERSRRKKRKRRAKTKQSRKRRKEERKKEDPRCKRTSSQRRLSDKSDGADKVDLSTKRDKPVVRPEEIPPVPENRFLLRRDVPVVNVEPEPKLLDAAPVLTDQKPSVSKSGRKIKGRGTIRYHTPPRSRSCSESDDEESSETPPHWKEEMQRLRTYRAPSGEKWSKGDKLSDPCSSRWDERSASRRSRSWSHNGYADLSTVRYSSHHKKHRKEKKKVKHKKKSKKQKHFKKHKQTKKKKTSASSDVESSHSFHRRTKSSCDRERKSRSSSLSSRRSSRRDWSKSDKEDQSLSSLSSRGSRSYYRSRSRSRSKSRSYSRRSSRSRSASKSSRSRSRSRSSSNPRQQKTVPNSPRNISARLNDTKLTKTAEPVRAVILPSDKVIVPPVVPENLPVIPLSDSPPPSRWKPGQKPWKPSYERIQEMKAKTTHLIPTQTNYNLVVVKEANTSSSYRKQERSSESERSAYSKGRSDRSSESWPRSRSRSSRSRSYSRSYSRSRSPSSSRTKSPSSGRSPSPSKYRSDRSGYSESTSDYSLSDEDRHRSKRKSTSSDPKARGLKLRQETSSDSTLPYKHPKDYDESSQGLKESDSLSSSDLSSDSERSAKAKAVQEKESCFPLEGDAEKQDKNSLSCERGEEKGKGERDSDHSKKKAAKEKCSEQPRGGAKTKRKSYSGSKWDSESNSERGEAKHNRGDSRPSSGKEEGEATSGSDTELSVTKRIKKPSNSSEGFLGSDCTWKTSKQLSSSESESSCSSSADTRGKLKKHKHGLKKTPKKSHSKKAKEKLKGKKEKKHKVQKRKEMFHWQPPLEFGEEEDDEINEKPVTKDDKKEKQLSRDIKDKKQVYEKDEIVTDKMGNGEKSCVNENLLDKNTTCGASPDRSNLNKEPIETSTSTGILNSGINVAACKSEIKQAEENNQNGLEDVIQTDDNMEICTPDRNSPGKVDVDVLSPVILTAKPLSAGVKKELQVETPEQDAVKLGNNLRDFTNIKEEKEMGRQENNFAPVSGAKDCSLKSEISENTPSNVIDNKWKPLQGAGNLKLATISTTTEVKNVASAPEPKPAGLRIEIKAKNKVRPGSLFDEVRKTARLNRRPRNQESSSEEESPSRDDNSPSRSLSRSRSKSESKSRHRTRSMSYSHSRSRSRSSTYSYRSRSYSRSRSRGWYSRDRSRSRSSSYHSYKSRSRSYSRSRSRSSSYGHHSRSSRSYTYDSYYSRSRSRSKRSDSYRRSRSYDRRSRSYGSDSDSDRSYSNNRSPSESSRYS is encoded by the exons AACAACAAAACCTGCTCCTCATCTCGATGG TGTGCACGTTGTCTTTGGGCTGGTCATTTCTGGGTTTGAGGTCATAGAACAGATAGAAAATCTCAAAACCGACACGGCCAGCAGGCCCTACGCAGACGTGCGAGTCATTGACTGCGGGGTGCTGCTCACCAGCTCAGCCAGGGATG CtttggagaagaagaagaaagtttGCTCTGACTCAGAAGCCTCAGAGTCCTCTTCCAGTGCATCCAGCTCTTCAGAATCCTCCTCTGAGAGTGAGGCTGAGAatgaaaggagcaggaggaaaaagaggaaaagaagagcTAAAACCAAACAGTCCAGGAAAcgaaggaaggaggagaggaagaaggaggatCCAAGGTGCAAGCGAACCTCAAGCCAAAGACG CCTTTCTGACAAGAGCGATGGCGCAGACAAAGTCGACCTTAGCACCAAGCGGGACAAGCCCGTGGTACGTCCTGAGGAAATCCCCCCAGTGcctgaaaatagatttttgctCAGAAGAGATGTGCCTGTTGTCAATGTAGAGCCTGAACC gAAGCTTCTTGATGCTGCACCAGTTCTGACTGaccagaaaccatcagtgtctAAATCGGGACGAAAAATTAAAGGAAGAGGCACAATA CGCTATCACACCCCGCCGCGGTCGCGCTCCTGCTCCGAGTCGGACGATGAGGAGAGCAGCGAGACCCCTCCCCACTGGAAGGAGGAGATGCAGAGGCTGCGGACGTACCGAGCCCCCAGCGGCGAGAAGTGGAGCAAAGGAGACAA gctGAGTGACCCCTGTAGCAGCAGATGGGATGAGAGAAGTGCATCCCGGAGATCCAGGTCTTGGTCCCATAACGGTTATGCTGATCTGAGCACTGTGAGATACTCCAGCCATCACAAGAAGcacaggaaagagaagaagaaggtgaagcataaaaagaaatctaaaaagcagaaacatttcAAGAAGcacaagcaaacaaagaaaaagaaaacatcagcCTCATCAGATGTAGAATCCTCTCATTCCTTCCACAGGAGGACAAAATCATCTTGTGATCGTGAGAGGAAATCTCGTTCTTCCTCATTGTCTTCCAGGCGCTCATCCAGGAGGGACTGGTCTAAATCTGATAAGGAAGACCAGAGCTTGTCATCTTTATCAAGCAGAGGGTCTCGATCATACTACAGGTCCAGATCCAGGTCTAGATCTAAATCAAGGTCTTACTCCAGAAGAAGTTCTAGATCAAGATCAGCCTCTAAATCGTCACGATCTCGAAGTAGGTCGCGGTCAAGTTCTAACCCCAGGCAGCAAAAGACTGTTCCCAATTCTCCACGGAATATTTCAGCACGGTTAAATGACACTAAGCTGACCAAGACTGCTGAGCCTGTCCGAGCAGTGATCCTGCCCAGTGACAAAGTTATCGTGCCACCAGTTGTCCCAGAAAACCTCCCTGTCATACCCTTAAGTGACAGTCCCCCACCTTCAAGGTGGAAACCTGGGCAGAAACCTTGGAAGCCATCGTATGAGCGAATTCAGGAAATGAAAGCTAAAACAACCCACTTAATTCCCACCCAAACTAATTACAATTTAGTGGTGGTTAAGGAGGCCAACACTTCTTCCTCCTACCGcaagcaggagaggagctccGAGAGCGAGCGGAGCGCTTATTCCAAAGGCCGCAGCGACAGGAGCTCGGAGAGCTGGCCCAGGTCCAGGAGCAGATCCTCTCGAAGCCGCTCCTACTCAAGATCTTACTCAAGGTCTAGAAGCCCATCGAGCTCCAGGACAAAATCTCCTTCCTCTGGCAGGTCACCGTCCCCCAGTAAATACCGCAGTGACAGGTCGGGGTACAGCGAGTCCACGTCTGACTATTCCCTCAGCGATGAGGACAGGCACAGGAGCAAAAGGAAATCCACATCCAGCGATCCCAAAGCTCGGGGCCTCAAACTGAGGCAGGAAACGAGCTCTGATAGCACTTTGCCTTACAAGCATCCAAAGGACTACGATGAGTCTTCCCAAGGGTTGAAGGAGAGTGACAGTTTGTCATCCTCAGACTTGTCCTCCGACAGCGAGCGCTCTGCCAAAGCCAAAGCggtccaagaaaaagaaagctgctTTCCTTTAGAAGGGGATGCtgaaaaacaggataaaaataGCTTAAGTTGTgagagaggggaggagaaaggcaaGGGTGAGCGGGATTCTGATCACTCCAAAAAGAAAGCAGCCAAGGAGAaatgctcagagcagcccagaggtGGTGCAAAAACAAAACGCAAATCCTACTCAGGTAGCAAATGGGACTCGGAGTCCAACTCTGAAAGAGGAGAGGCAAAGCATAACAGAGGGGATTCCAGACCCTCCTCTGggaaagaagaaggagaggCCACCTCAGGGTCTGACACAGAGCTTAGTGTTACcaaaaggataaaaaaaccATCCAATTCCTCAGAGGGCTTTTTGGGTTCTGACTGCACGTGGAAGACAAGCAAACAGTTGTCATCTTCTGAGTCTGAGAGTTCTTGTTCCAGCTCAGCAGACACTCGAGGCAAGTtgaaaaaacacaaacatgGCTTGAAAAAGACTCCTaaaaaatcacattccaaaaaagcaaaagaaaaattgaaaggtaaaaaggagaaaaaacacaaagtccagaaaagaaaagaaatgtttcattgGCAGCCCCCCCTTGAGTTTGGGGAAGAAGAGGATGATGAGATAAATGAAAAGCCAGTTACCAAGgatgataaaaaagaaaagcagcttagCAGGGACATAAAGGATAAAAAACAAGTTTATGAAAAGGATGAAATAGTCACAGATAAAATGGGAAATGGTGAAAAGTCGTGTGTGAATGAAAACCTTTTAGATAAAAACACCACATGTGGGGCCTCGCCAGATCGCAGCAACCTTAATAAAGAGCCCATTGAAACAAGCACTTCAACTGGTATTTTAAACTCAGGAATAAATGTGGCTGCCTGCAAGAGTGAGATTAAACAAGCTGAAGAAAATAACCAGAATGGGCTGGAAGATGTCATTCAGACAGATGACAACATGGAGATTTGTACTCCGGATCGTAACTCGCCGGGGAAGGTGGATGTGGATGTTTTGTCTCCTGTCATTCTCACTGCTAAACCTTTAAGTGCTGGTGTAAAAAAAGAGTTACAGGTTGAGACCCCTGAGCAAGATGCTGTCAAACTGGGAAACAACTTAAGAGACTTTACTaatattaaagaagaaaaagaaatgggaagGCAAGAAAATAACTTTGCCCCTGTGTCTGGTGCTAAAGACTGTagtttaaaaagtgaaatttctgaaaatacacCAAGCAATGTGATAGACAATAAATGGAAGCCTTTGCAAGGTGCTGGTAACTTAAAACTAGCAACAATCAGTACGACAACAGAGGTCAAAAATGTAGCATCAGCACCAGAGCCTAAACCAGCAGGTTTAAGAattgaaataaaagcaaaaaataaagtaagGCCTGGGTCTCTCTTTGATGAAGTGAGGAAAACAGCTCGACTAAATCGTCGGCCAAGGAACCAAGAAAGTTCCAGTGAGGAGGAATCTCCGAGCAGAGATGACAACAGCCCTTCCAGGAGCCTCAGCAGGTCACGAAGCAAATCTGAGTCTAAATCCAGACACAGAACCAGGTCCATGTCCTACAGTCACTCGAGAAGTCGATCCCGAAGTTCTACATATTCATACAG GTCCAGGAGTTACTCGAGGAGCCGGAGCCGGGGCTGGTACAGCCGGGATcgctccaggagccggagcaGTTCCTACCACAGCTACAAGAGCCGTAG CCGGAGCTACAGCAGGAGCCGATCCAGGAGCAGTTCCTATGGGCACCACAGTCGGTCCAG CAGGTCCTACACCTATGACAGTTACTACAGCAGGAGTCGGAGCAGGAGCAAGAGGAGCGACAGCTACCGGAGATCTCGGAGCTACGACCGGAGATCCAG atcCTACGGCTCCGACAGCGACAGCGATCGCAGCTACTCCAACAACAGGAGCCCCAGTGAGAGCAGCAGATACAGCTGA